Proteins found in one Muntiacus reevesi chromosome 2, mMunRee1.1, whole genome shotgun sequence genomic segment:
- the NFKB2 gene encoding nuclear factor NF-kappa-B p100 subunit isoform X1: MDSCYDPGLDGIIEYDDFKFNPSIVEPKEPAPETADGPYLVIVEQPKQRGFRFRYGCEGPSHGGLPGASSEKGRKTYPTVKICNYEGPAKIEVDLVTHSDPPRAHAHSLVGKQCSELGVCAVSVGPKDMTAQFNNLGVLHVTKKNMMEIMIQKLQRQRLRSRPQGLTEAERRELEQEAKELKKVMDLSIVRLRFSAFLRASDGSFSLPLKPVISQPIHDSKSPGASNLKISRMDKTAGSVRGGDEVYLLCDKVQKDDIEVRFYEDDENGWQAFGDFSPTDVHKQYAIVFRTPPYHKMKIERPVTVFLQLKRKRGGDVSDSKQFTYYPLVEDKEEVQRKRRKALPTFSQPFGGGSHMGGGSGGSAGGYGGTGGGGGSLGFFPSSLAYSPYQSGAAPMGCYPGGGGGAQMAAETPSVDAGEEAAEPSAPPGTPQREQQAPELLHRAREYNARLFGLAQRSARALLDYGVTADARSLLAGQRHLLTAQDENGDTPLHLAIIHGQTSVIEQIAHVIYHAPHLGVVNITNHLHQTPLHLAVITGQTKVVSFLLQVGADPALLDRHGDSAVHLALRAGASAPDLLCALLRSGVPAMPQLLHVPDFQGLYPVHLAVRARSPECLDLLVESGAEVEAAERQGGRTALHLATEMEELGLVTHLVTKLRANVNARTFAGNTPLHLAAGLGSPTLTRLLLKAGADIHAENEEPLCPLPSPPTSGSDSDSESPERDTRGSFRGHTPLDLTRSSKVKTLLLNAAQDTMAPPLTPPSPAGPEIPLEDTVLQNLEHLLDGPGAQGSWAELAERLGLRSLVDTYRRTASPSGSLLRSYQLAGGDLAGLLNALSDMGLEEGVRLLKGPETQEKLPSTAEVKEDSAYGSQSVEQETEKLGPPPEPPGGLCHGHPQPQVH, encoded by the exons ATGGACAGTTGCTACGACCCA ggtctggatggcatcattgaataTGATGATTTCAAATTCAACCCGTCCATTGTGGAGCCCAAGGAGCCAGCCCCAGAGACAG ctGATGGTCCCTACCTGGTGATCGTGGAACAGCCTAAGCAG CGAGGCTTCCGATTTCGATATGGCTGTGAAGGCCCTTCCCATGGAGGACTGCCAGGTGCCTCTAGCGAGAAGGGCCGGAAGACTTATCCCACAGTCAAG ATCTGTAACTACGAGGGACCTGCCAAGATTGAGGTGGACCTGGTAACACACAGTGACCCACCTCGTGCTCACGCCCACAGTCTGGTGGGCAAACAGTGCTCGGAGCTGGGGGTCTGCGCAGTGTCTGTGGGGCCCAAGGACATGACTGCCCA ATTTAacaacctgggtgtcctgcatgtGACCAAAAAGAACATGATGGAGATTATGATACAAAAACTTCAGAGGCAGCGTCTTCGCTCCAGGCCCCAGGGCCTTACGG AGGCTGAGCGTCGAGAGCTGGAGCAGGAGGCCAAGGAACTGAAGAAGGTGATGGATCTGAGCATTGTGCGACTGCGCTTTTCTGCCTTCCTTCGAGCCAGCGATGGCTCCTTCTCTCTGCCCCTGAAGCCAGTTATCTCCCAGCCCATACATGACAGCA AGTCTCCTGGAGCCTCAAACCTGAAGATTTCTCGAATGGATAAGACAGCTGGCTCTGTGCGGGGTGGAGATGAGGTTTATCTGCTCTGTGACAAGGTGCAGAAAG ATGACATTGAGGTTCGGTTCTACGAGGATGATGAGAATGGATGGCAGGCCTTTGGGGACTTCTCTCCCACAGATGTTCACAAACAG TATGCCATTGTGTTCCGAACACCTCCCTATCACAAGATGAAGATTGAGCGTCCTGTTACCGTGTTCCTGCAACTGAAACGCAAGCGTGGGGGGGATGTCTCTGATTCCAAACAGTTCACCTATTATCCTCTGGTAGAAG ACAAGGAGGAGGTGCAGCGGAAGCGGAGGAAAGCCTTGCccaccttctcccagcccttTGGGGGTGGCTCCCACATGGGTGGAGGCTCTGGGGGCTCGGCTGGGGGTTATGGAGGaactggaggaggag GTGGCAGCCTCGGctttttcccctcctccttggcCTACAGCCCCTACCAGTCGGGCGCGGCCCCAATGGGCTGCTACccgggaggcgggggcggggcgcagatGGCCGCTGAGACGCCTAGTGTGGATGCTGGGGAGGAAGCCGCAGAGCCGAGCGCACCCCCCGGGACGCCCCAGCGCGAACAGCAAGCCCCGGAGCTGCTGCATCGCG CCCGGGAGTACAACGCGCGCCTGTTCGGCCTGGCGCAGCGCAGCGCTCGAGCCTTGCTGGACTACGGCGTCACGGCGGACGCGCGCTCGCTGCTGGCGGGACAGCGCCACCTGCTGACGGCGCAGGATGAGAACGGAGACAC GCCGCTGCACTTGGCCATCATCCACGGGCAGACCAGCGTCATTGAGCAGATAGCCCACGTCATCTACCATGCCCCGCACCTCGGCGTGGTTAATATCACCAATCACTTGCACCAG ACGCCCCTGCACCTGGCAGTGATCACAGGGCAGACGAAGGTGGTGAGCTTCCTGCTGCAGGTGGGCGCAGACCCAGCACTGCTGGATCGGCACGGAGACTCAGCAGTGCACCTGGCACTCCGGGCAGGTGCCAGCGCCCCCGACCTCCTGTGCGCCCTGCTGCGAAGTGGGGTTCCTGCCATGCCCCAACTGCTGCATGTGCCCGACTTCCAAG GGCTATACCCAGTCCACCTGGCAGTCCGTGCCCGAAGCCCCGAGTGCCTCGATCTGCTGGTGGAGAGTGGGGCTGAAGTGGAGGCTGCAGAGCGACAGGGGGGCCGGACAGCCCTGCATCTAGCCACAGAGATGGAGGAGCTGGGGTTGGTCACCCATCTCGTCACCAAG CTCCGGGCCAACGTGAATGCCCGTACCTTTGCGGGAAACACACCCCTGCACCTGGCAGCTGGGCTGGGATCCCCAACGCTCACCCGCCTCCTTCTGAAGGCTG GTGCTGACATCCACGCAGAGAACGAGGAGCCCCTGTGCCCACTGCCTTCGCCTCCCACCTCTGGTAGTGACTCAGATTCCGAGAGCCCTGAGAGGGACACCCGAGGCAGCTTCCGGGGCCACACACCTCTTGACCTCACTCGCAGCAGCAAG GTGAAGACCTTGCTGCTAAATGCTGCTCAGGACACCATGGCACCGCCGCTGACCCCACCCAGCCCTGCAG GGCCAGAGATACCCCTTGAAGATACAGTCCTACAGAACCTGGAGCATCTGCTTGACGGGCCAGGAGCCCAGGGCAGCTGGGCGGAGCTGGCAGAACGGCTGGGGCTGCGCAGTCTGGTGGACACGTATCGAAGGACAGCCTCGCCCAGTGGCAGCCTCCTGCGCAGCTACCAG cTGGCTGGTGGCGACTTGGCGGGCCTGCTGAATGCCCTGTCTGACAtgggcctggaggagggggtgaggCTGCTGAAGGGTCCAGAGACCCAGGAAAAGCTGCCCAGCACAG CAGAGGTGAAGGAGGACAGTGCCTATGGGAGCCAGTCGGTGGAACAGGAAACAGAGAAGCTGGGCCcaccccctgagccaccaggagggcTCTGCCATGGGCACCCCCAGCCTCAGGTGCACTGA
- the NFKB2 gene encoding nuclear factor NF-kappa-B p100 subunit isoform X2 gives MDSCYDPGLDGIIEYDDFKFNPSIVEPKEPAPETADGPYLVIVEQPKQRGFRFRYGCEGPSHGGLPGASSEKGRKTYPTVKICNYEGPAKIEVDLVTHSDPPRAHAHSLVGKQCSELGVCAVSVGPKDMTAQFNNLGVLHVTKKNMMEIMIQKLQRQRLRSRPQGLTEAERRELEQEAKELKKVMDLSIVRLRFSAFLRASDGSFSLPLKPVISQPIHDSKSPGASNLKISRMDKTAGSVRGGDEVYLLCDKVQKDDIEVRFYEDDENGWQAFGDFSPTDVHKQYAIVFRTPPYHKMKIERPVTVFLQLKRKRGGDVSDSKQFTYYPLVEDKEEVQRKRRKALPTFSQPFGGGSHMGGGSGGSAGGYGGTGGGGGSLGFFPSSLAYSPYQSGAAPMGCYPGGGGGAQMAAETPSVDAGEEAAEPSAPPGTPQREQQAPELLHRAREYNARLFGLAQRSARALLDYGVTADARSLLAGQRHLLTAQDENGDTPLHLAIIHGQTSVIEQIAHVIYHAPHLGVVNITNHLHQTPLHLAVITGQTKVVSFLLQVGADPALLDRHGDSAVHLALRAGASAPDLLCALLRSGVPAMPQLLHVPDFQGLYPVHLAVRARSPECLDLLVESGAEVEAAERQGGRTALHLATEMEELGLVTHLVTKLRANVNARTFAGNTPLHLAAGLGSPTLTRLLLKAGADIHAENEEPLCPLPSPPTSGSDSDSESPERDTRGSFRGHTPLDLTRSSKVKTLLLNAAQDTMAPPLTPPSPAGPEIPLEDTVLQNLEHLLDGPGAQGSWAELAERLGLRSLVDTYRRTASPSGSLLRSYQLAGGDLAGLLNALSDMGLEEGVRLLKGPETQEKLPSTEVKEDSAYGSQSVEQETEKLGPPPEPPGGLCHGHPQPQVH, from the exons ATGGACAGTTGCTACGACCCA ggtctggatggcatcattgaataTGATGATTTCAAATTCAACCCGTCCATTGTGGAGCCCAAGGAGCCAGCCCCAGAGACAG ctGATGGTCCCTACCTGGTGATCGTGGAACAGCCTAAGCAG CGAGGCTTCCGATTTCGATATGGCTGTGAAGGCCCTTCCCATGGAGGACTGCCAGGTGCCTCTAGCGAGAAGGGCCGGAAGACTTATCCCACAGTCAAG ATCTGTAACTACGAGGGACCTGCCAAGATTGAGGTGGACCTGGTAACACACAGTGACCCACCTCGTGCTCACGCCCACAGTCTGGTGGGCAAACAGTGCTCGGAGCTGGGGGTCTGCGCAGTGTCTGTGGGGCCCAAGGACATGACTGCCCA ATTTAacaacctgggtgtcctgcatgtGACCAAAAAGAACATGATGGAGATTATGATACAAAAACTTCAGAGGCAGCGTCTTCGCTCCAGGCCCCAGGGCCTTACGG AGGCTGAGCGTCGAGAGCTGGAGCAGGAGGCCAAGGAACTGAAGAAGGTGATGGATCTGAGCATTGTGCGACTGCGCTTTTCTGCCTTCCTTCGAGCCAGCGATGGCTCCTTCTCTCTGCCCCTGAAGCCAGTTATCTCCCAGCCCATACATGACAGCA AGTCTCCTGGAGCCTCAAACCTGAAGATTTCTCGAATGGATAAGACAGCTGGCTCTGTGCGGGGTGGAGATGAGGTTTATCTGCTCTGTGACAAGGTGCAGAAAG ATGACATTGAGGTTCGGTTCTACGAGGATGATGAGAATGGATGGCAGGCCTTTGGGGACTTCTCTCCCACAGATGTTCACAAACAG TATGCCATTGTGTTCCGAACACCTCCCTATCACAAGATGAAGATTGAGCGTCCTGTTACCGTGTTCCTGCAACTGAAACGCAAGCGTGGGGGGGATGTCTCTGATTCCAAACAGTTCACCTATTATCCTCTGGTAGAAG ACAAGGAGGAGGTGCAGCGGAAGCGGAGGAAAGCCTTGCccaccttctcccagcccttTGGGGGTGGCTCCCACATGGGTGGAGGCTCTGGGGGCTCGGCTGGGGGTTATGGAGGaactggaggaggag GTGGCAGCCTCGGctttttcccctcctccttggcCTACAGCCCCTACCAGTCGGGCGCGGCCCCAATGGGCTGCTACccgggaggcgggggcggggcgcagatGGCCGCTGAGACGCCTAGTGTGGATGCTGGGGAGGAAGCCGCAGAGCCGAGCGCACCCCCCGGGACGCCCCAGCGCGAACAGCAAGCCCCGGAGCTGCTGCATCGCG CCCGGGAGTACAACGCGCGCCTGTTCGGCCTGGCGCAGCGCAGCGCTCGAGCCTTGCTGGACTACGGCGTCACGGCGGACGCGCGCTCGCTGCTGGCGGGACAGCGCCACCTGCTGACGGCGCAGGATGAGAACGGAGACAC GCCGCTGCACTTGGCCATCATCCACGGGCAGACCAGCGTCATTGAGCAGATAGCCCACGTCATCTACCATGCCCCGCACCTCGGCGTGGTTAATATCACCAATCACTTGCACCAG ACGCCCCTGCACCTGGCAGTGATCACAGGGCAGACGAAGGTGGTGAGCTTCCTGCTGCAGGTGGGCGCAGACCCAGCACTGCTGGATCGGCACGGAGACTCAGCAGTGCACCTGGCACTCCGGGCAGGTGCCAGCGCCCCCGACCTCCTGTGCGCCCTGCTGCGAAGTGGGGTTCCTGCCATGCCCCAACTGCTGCATGTGCCCGACTTCCAAG GGCTATACCCAGTCCACCTGGCAGTCCGTGCCCGAAGCCCCGAGTGCCTCGATCTGCTGGTGGAGAGTGGGGCTGAAGTGGAGGCTGCAGAGCGACAGGGGGGCCGGACAGCCCTGCATCTAGCCACAGAGATGGAGGAGCTGGGGTTGGTCACCCATCTCGTCACCAAG CTCCGGGCCAACGTGAATGCCCGTACCTTTGCGGGAAACACACCCCTGCACCTGGCAGCTGGGCTGGGATCCCCAACGCTCACCCGCCTCCTTCTGAAGGCTG GTGCTGACATCCACGCAGAGAACGAGGAGCCCCTGTGCCCACTGCCTTCGCCTCCCACCTCTGGTAGTGACTCAGATTCCGAGAGCCCTGAGAGGGACACCCGAGGCAGCTTCCGGGGCCACACACCTCTTGACCTCACTCGCAGCAGCAAG GTGAAGACCTTGCTGCTAAATGCTGCTCAGGACACCATGGCACCGCCGCTGACCCCACCCAGCCCTGCAG GGCCAGAGATACCCCTTGAAGATACAGTCCTACAGAACCTGGAGCATCTGCTTGACGGGCCAGGAGCCCAGGGCAGCTGGGCGGAGCTGGCAGAACGGCTGGGGCTGCGCAGTCTGGTGGACACGTATCGAAGGACAGCCTCGCCCAGTGGCAGCCTCCTGCGCAGCTACCAG cTGGCTGGTGGCGACTTGGCGGGCCTGCTGAATGCCCTGTCTGACAtgggcctggaggagggggtgaggCTGCTGAAGGGTCCAGAGACCCAGGAAAAGCTGCCCAGCACAG AGGTGAAGGAGGACAGTGCCTATGGGAGCCAGTCGGTGGAACAGGAAACAGAGAAGCTGGGCCcaccccctgagccaccaggagggcTCTGCCATGGGCACCCCCAGCCTCAGGTGCACTGA